From Motilibacter peucedani, the proteins below share one genomic window:
- a CDS encoding SDR family oxidoreductase → MPTYAVTGASGHLGREVVVQLLGRGVPAADVVAVVRSPEKAADLAERGVQVRHGDYDAPDTLPAALAGVDTLLLVSGSEPGGRVRQHTAVIDAAKEAGVGRIVYTSILRAGATSNPLAPEHEATEEVLRGSGLPFTFLRNGWYTENYTSQLDQYLARGEIVGAAGDGRVAGATRADYAGAAVAALLRDSDVDAVYELGGPSFDFAELAAAVTEVTGTPVAYRDLSVQDYVAALQAAGLDEGTAGFVASIDEAIAKGELDTGSTDLTDLLGRPATPLVDALRAARG, encoded by the coding sequence ATGCCCACCTACGCCGTCACCGGAGCCAGCGGCCACCTCGGCCGCGAGGTCGTCGTCCAGCTGCTCGGCCGCGGGGTCCCGGCCGCCGATGTCGTCGCCGTGGTCCGCAGCCCCGAGAAGGCCGCCGACCTGGCCGAGCGCGGCGTGCAGGTGCGCCACGGCGACTACGACGCGCCGGACACGCTCCCGGCGGCGCTGGCCGGCGTCGACACCCTGCTGCTGGTGTCCGGCAGCGAGCCGGGCGGGCGCGTGCGCCAGCACACCGCGGTGATCGACGCGGCGAAGGAGGCCGGCGTGGGCCGCATCGTCTACACCAGCATCCTGCGCGCCGGCGCGACGTCGAACCCGCTCGCGCCCGAGCACGAGGCGACCGAGGAGGTCCTGCGCGGCAGCGGGCTGCCCTTCACCTTCCTGCGCAACGGCTGGTACACCGAGAACTACACCTCCCAGCTCGACCAGTACCTCGCTCGCGGCGAGATCGTCGGCGCCGCGGGCGACGGTCGGGTCGCCGGCGCCACCCGCGCCGACTACGCCGGTGCTGCAGTCGCCGCACTGCTGCGCGACTCCGACGTCGACGCGGTCTACGAGCTCGGCGGCCCGAGCTTCGACTTCGCCGAGCTGGCTGCGGCCGTGACCGAGGTGACCGGTACGCCTGTTGCCTACCGCGACCTGTCGGTGCAGGACTACGTCGCCGCCCTCCAGGCCGCCGGCCTCGACGAGGGCACGGCGGGCTTCGTCGCCTCGATCGACGAGGCGATCGCCAAGGGCGAGCTCGACACGGGCAGCACCGACCTGACCGACCTGCTCGGCCGTCCGGCCACCCCGCTGGTCGACGCGCTGCGCGCCGCCCGCGGCTAG
- a CDS encoding maleylpyruvate isomerase N-terminal domain-containing protein has protein sequence MIFPWDESRAAYADAAHWFVVTAALVGDRWAEPGLGEWDLRSLVGHTTRSFVTVESYLAVPPERVEVETAAGYVTAIRAAAAAPGVAERGREAGAALGDDPVAAVAVLAERVVELVGRCTGEELLTTLAGGMRLRDYLPTRTFELVTHTCDLSVALGVEAAPPATAAEQALGVVAAVAAQVGGAAALLLSATGRRPLPEGFSVL, from the coding sequence GTGATCTTCCCCTGGGACGAGTCTCGGGCCGCCTACGCCGACGCGGCGCACTGGTTCGTGGTGACGGCGGCGCTCGTGGGCGACCGGTGGGCCGAGCCGGGCCTCGGCGAGTGGGACCTGCGCTCGCTGGTCGGCCACACCACCCGCTCGTTCGTCACGGTCGAGTCCTACCTCGCCGTGCCGCCCGAGCGCGTCGAGGTCGAGACGGCGGCGGGCTACGTCACCGCCATCCGCGCGGCCGCGGCCGCGCCCGGCGTGGCCGAGCGCGGGCGCGAAGCAGGCGCAGCGCTGGGCGACGACCCGGTCGCAGCGGTCGCCGTCCTCGCCGAGCGCGTGGTCGAGCTGGTGGGCCGGTGCACCGGCGAGGAGCTGCTGACGACGCTCGCGGGCGGGATGCGCCTGCGCGACTACCTGCCCACGCGTACGTTCGAGCTCGTCACGCACACCTGCGACCTCTCGGTCGCGCTGGGTGTCGAGGCGGCACCGCCGGCCACGGCTGCCGAGCAGGCGCTCGGCGTGGTCGCCGCTGTCGCTGCCCAGGTGGGCGGGGCCGCCGCCCTGCTGCTGTCGGCGACCGGACGGCGACCCCTGCCCGAGGGCTTCTCGGTCCTCTGA